In one Magallana gigas chromosome 7, xbMagGiga1.1, whole genome shotgun sequence genomic region, the following are encoded:
- the LOC105346384 gene encoding uncharacterized protein isoform X2, protein MPQGKDFTDTNFNSGSGQAAPPYVTLSILVAGVVGGVVIVVAVLFCCKCCSERSKSKRRFTLNDSLHITDIERSVTSPTSKYENAHSDLFSDPSIGSIEGIISSPRNEFHQKDTDQLFCEASETTKLKSDFEKEEYKNDLGNLEYSKEEPVSPSEEPVNDKASRYTDGDFHHLKRSRIGKMTPRQYSLGDRHPDSSTGLGPLEKPLSEKVDLDMAIEVLPVLARCVENEARPVPFKTEVAVEIHQNPQESIPVKSLPKLKPSVCEKKQWRFKMYSQSLDTTSYDDEYKQEGKRSRSYHDIGDYDVLQITEFKGPFFNTDFDAISELGSSSSSKVRYNDTGSIEQLNDENLESLEFFEEFEMDTLRIDDSDGNETINGTQKYRELWNLRTTFEEEEECSDTIRMEDMTSPDQSPETDVKNIFDPRTSPDGEAKGSKMASADPEPAREMIPMVDNPSSEKRRQTYKNILERRSEQRSVHSSHNTENSFDSVTTAETDGDRSDTSRPEVTTTSFESTTDNTDSTTESQNHKLIQMKADSGYKSLETQHPSNLFKRNHSTGEIEEEIVELEPVSEKIFVHAHSLPESGTSGERAFFDRRTGKTASRKRREYRRERQMVQVYESINEPESDSKSDQQSIDSMKVTSPSSKFSMFSRFFKSNKDQKEKQYATRDYSIDEKTNKVFQEFLRFDPALENRFRSASQPKIHVPKHRLHRKHSDVKYFEDRRRDRLAPDKRSLSLGSDSSASSIRRLSPQDSIEEEDYEDIRKEEEESAARDPLLHCAVSGHVVQTFPLPEEEIGVEDA, encoded by the exons ATGCCTCAAGGAAAGGACTTTACAGACACC aACTTTAATTCCGGTTCCGGTCAGGCAGCGCCACCTTACGTCACCTTGAGTATTCTGGTGGCGGGAGTGGTAGGGGGCGTGGTCATTGTGGTGGCGGTTCTGTTCTGCTGTAAATGCTGTTCAGAGAGGTCAAAGTCAAAGCGGAG atttactCTCAATGACTCCTTGCACATTACTGACATTGAAAGAAGTGTGACGTCACCAACCTCCAAATACGAAAATGCCCACTCTGACCTATTTTCAGATCCAAGCATTGGGTCAATAGAGGGGATTATTTCCAGTCCCCGGAACGAATTTCAtcaaaa GGACACAGATCAACTCTTTTGTGAAGCATCCGAAACAACGAAACTCAAGTCTGATTTCGAGAAAG AAGAATACAAAAACGACCTGGGTAATTTGGAGTACTCCAAAGAGGAACCAGTTTCTCCTTCAGAAGAACCAGTTAACGACAAAGCCTCCAG gtaTACCGATGGTGACTTTCATCATCTGAAAAGGTCAAGGATCGGGAAGATGACCCCACGCCAGTATTCCCTTGGAGACCGACATCCCGATTCTTCCACTGGACTTGGTCCTCTTGAAAAACCCCTCTCCGAAAAGGTTGACCTGGACATGGCTATCGAAGTTCTTCCGGTTCTTGCTAGATGTGTTGAAAACGAGGCTCGACCGGTACCGTTTAAAACCGAAGTGGCAGTAGAGATACATCAAAATCCCCAGGAGAGCATCCCCGTGAAAAGTCTACCGAAGCTGAAACCTTCCGTCTGTGAGAAGAAACAATGGCGCTTTAAGATGTATTCCCAGAGTCTAGACACGACGTCTTATGATGACGAATACAAGCAAGAGGGGAAGCGATCGAGGAGCTATCACGACATCGGGGACTACGACGTCTTACAGATCACCGAGTTCAAAGGACCATTCTTCAATACAGATTTCGATGCTATATCCGAGTTAGGGTCATCAAGCAGTAGCAAAGTTCGATATAACGATACAGGTAGTATTGAACAACTAAACGACGAAAACTTAGAAAGTTTGGAATTTTTCGAAGAATTTGAAATGGACACATTAAGAATTGATGATAGCGATGGTAATGAAACAATTAACGGTACGCAGAAATACAGAGAGTTGTGGAACCTGAGGACTACGTTTGAAGAGGAAGAGGAATGTAGTGATACTATCAGAATGGAGGATATGACGTCACCCGATCAGTCGCCCGAGactgatgttaaaaatatttttgatccTCGCACAAGTCCAGACGGTGAAGCGAAAGGTAGCAAGATGGCTTCAGCTGATCCCGAACCTGCGAGGGAAATGATCCCAATGGTTGATAATCCCTCATCAGAAAAAAGACGCCAgacatataaaaatattctcGAACGTCGAAGTGAACAACGTTCTGTTCACAGTTCACATAATACTGAAAACAGCTTTGACAGTGTTACAACAGCAGAGACTGATGGCGACCGATCGGACACCagccgaccggaagtgacgacaacttCCTTTGAGTCGACGACTGATAACACAGACAGCACGACAGAGAGCCAAAACCACAAACTGATTCAGATGAAAGCTGACAGCGGCTACAAGTCGCTAGAAACTCAACACCCGTCAAATCTCTTCAAGAGAAACCACAGCACAGGTGAGATTGAAGAAGAAATCGTAGAGTTAGAACCAGTCAGTGAAAAAATCTTTGTTCACGCTCACTCCCTTCCAGAGAGCGGTACTTCCGGTGAACGCGCCTTTTTTGACAGGCGCACAGGCAAAACTGCCTCTCGAAAGAGACGAGAATATCGACGAGAGCGACAGATGGTACAAGTGTATGAAAGCATTAACGAACCCGAAAGTGATTCGAAATCTGACCAGCAATCAATTGATAGTATGAAAGTTACTTCCCCATCAAGCAAATTCTCGATGTTTTCTCGATTTTTTAAGTCAAATAAGGACcaaaaggaaaaacaatatgCTACTCGTGACTACTCTATAGATGAAAAAACCAATAAAGTGTTTCAGGAATTTCTTAGGTTTGATCCAGCCTTAGAGAATAGATTCCGCTCGGCAAGCCaaccaaaaatacatgtacccaaGCACAGACTACATAGAAAACACTCAGATGTGAAATACTTTGAAGACAGGCGAAGAGACAGACTGGCCCCAGACAAACGAAGTTTAAGTCTTGGTAGTGATAGTAGTGCCAGCTCCATTCGGAGACTGTCTCCACAGGACAGTATTGAAGAGGAAGACTATGAAGATATCCGAAAGGAGGAAGAAGAAAGCGCGGCACGTGATCCATTGTTACACTGCGCAGTATCCGGTCATGTGGTTCAGACATTTCCTCTTCCTGAGGAAGAAATCGGCGTAGAAGATGCGTAA
- the LOC105346384 gene encoding uncharacterized protein isoform X1 produces MPQGKDFTDTNFNSGSGQAAPPYVTLSILVAGVVGGVVIVVAVLFCCKCCSERSKSKRRFTLNDSLHITDIERSVTSPTSKYENAHSDLFSDPSIGSIEGIISSPRNEFHQKDTDQLFCEASETTKLKSDFEKEEYKNDLGNLEYSKEEPVSPSEEPVNDKASRRVSFQLEDLPPSQHLRKGRRYTDGDFHHLKRSRIGKMTPRQYSLGDRHPDSSTGLGPLEKPLSEKVDLDMAIEVLPVLARCVENEARPVPFKTEVAVEIHQNPQESIPVKSLPKLKPSVCEKKQWRFKMYSQSLDTTSYDDEYKQEGKRSRSYHDIGDYDVLQITEFKGPFFNTDFDAISELGSSSSSKVRYNDTGSIEQLNDENLESLEFFEEFEMDTLRIDDSDGNETINGTQKYRELWNLRTTFEEEEECSDTIRMEDMTSPDQSPETDVKNIFDPRTSPDGEAKGSKMASADPEPAREMIPMVDNPSSEKRRQTYKNILERRSEQRSVHSSHNTENSFDSVTTAETDGDRSDTSRPEVTTTSFESTTDNTDSTTESQNHKLIQMKADSGYKSLETQHPSNLFKRNHSTGEIEEEIVELEPVSEKIFVHAHSLPESGTSGERAFFDRRTGKTASRKRREYRRERQMVQVYESINEPESDSKSDQQSIDSMKVTSPSSKFSMFSRFFKSNKDQKEKQYATRDYSIDEKTNKVFQEFLRFDPALENRFRSASQPKIHVPKHRLHRKHSDVKYFEDRRRDRLAPDKRSLSLGSDSSASSIRRLSPQDSIEEEDYEDIRKEEEESAARDPLLHCAVSGHVVQTFPLPEEEIGVEDA; encoded by the exons ATGCCTCAAGGAAAGGACTTTACAGACACC aACTTTAATTCCGGTTCCGGTCAGGCAGCGCCACCTTACGTCACCTTGAGTATTCTGGTGGCGGGAGTGGTAGGGGGCGTGGTCATTGTGGTGGCGGTTCTGTTCTGCTGTAAATGCTGTTCAGAGAGGTCAAAGTCAAAGCGGAG atttactCTCAATGACTCCTTGCACATTACTGACATTGAAAGAAGTGTGACGTCACCAACCTCCAAATACGAAAATGCCCACTCTGACCTATTTTCAGATCCAAGCATTGGGTCAATAGAGGGGATTATTTCCAGTCCCCGGAACGAATTTCAtcaaaa GGACACAGATCAACTCTTTTGTGAAGCATCCGAAACAACGAAACTCAAGTCTGATTTCGAGAAAG AAGAATACAAAAACGACCTGGGTAATTTGGAGTACTCCAAAGAGGAACCAGTTTCTCCTTCAGAAGAACCAGTTAACGACAAAGCCTCCAGGCGAGTATCCTTCCAACTGGAAGATCTTCCGCCCAGTCAGCACCTGCGCAAAGGAAGGAG gtaTACCGATGGTGACTTTCATCATCTGAAAAGGTCAAGGATCGGGAAGATGACCCCACGCCAGTATTCCCTTGGAGACCGACATCCCGATTCTTCCACTGGACTTGGTCCTCTTGAAAAACCCCTCTCCGAAAAGGTTGACCTGGACATGGCTATCGAAGTTCTTCCGGTTCTTGCTAGATGTGTTGAAAACGAGGCTCGACCGGTACCGTTTAAAACCGAAGTGGCAGTAGAGATACATCAAAATCCCCAGGAGAGCATCCCCGTGAAAAGTCTACCGAAGCTGAAACCTTCCGTCTGTGAGAAGAAACAATGGCGCTTTAAGATGTATTCCCAGAGTCTAGACACGACGTCTTATGATGACGAATACAAGCAAGAGGGGAAGCGATCGAGGAGCTATCACGACATCGGGGACTACGACGTCTTACAGATCACCGAGTTCAAAGGACCATTCTTCAATACAGATTTCGATGCTATATCCGAGTTAGGGTCATCAAGCAGTAGCAAAGTTCGATATAACGATACAGGTAGTATTGAACAACTAAACGACGAAAACTTAGAAAGTTTGGAATTTTTCGAAGAATTTGAAATGGACACATTAAGAATTGATGATAGCGATGGTAATGAAACAATTAACGGTACGCAGAAATACAGAGAGTTGTGGAACCTGAGGACTACGTTTGAAGAGGAAGAGGAATGTAGTGATACTATCAGAATGGAGGATATGACGTCACCCGATCAGTCGCCCGAGactgatgttaaaaatatttttgatccTCGCACAAGTCCAGACGGTGAAGCGAAAGGTAGCAAGATGGCTTCAGCTGATCCCGAACCTGCGAGGGAAATGATCCCAATGGTTGATAATCCCTCATCAGAAAAAAGACGCCAgacatataaaaatattctcGAACGTCGAAGTGAACAACGTTCTGTTCACAGTTCACATAATACTGAAAACAGCTTTGACAGTGTTACAACAGCAGAGACTGATGGCGACCGATCGGACACCagccgaccggaagtgacgacaacttCCTTTGAGTCGACGACTGATAACACAGACAGCACGACAGAGAGCCAAAACCACAAACTGATTCAGATGAAAGCTGACAGCGGCTACAAGTCGCTAGAAACTCAACACCCGTCAAATCTCTTCAAGAGAAACCACAGCACAGGTGAGATTGAAGAAGAAATCGTAGAGTTAGAACCAGTCAGTGAAAAAATCTTTGTTCACGCTCACTCCCTTCCAGAGAGCGGTACTTCCGGTGAACGCGCCTTTTTTGACAGGCGCACAGGCAAAACTGCCTCTCGAAAGAGACGAGAATATCGACGAGAGCGACAGATGGTACAAGTGTATGAAAGCATTAACGAACCCGAAAGTGATTCGAAATCTGACCAGCAATCAATTGATAGTATGAAAGTTACTTCCCCATCAAGCAAATTCTCGATGTTTTCTCGATTTTTTAAGTCAAATAAGGACcaaaaggaaaaacaatatgCTACTCGTGACTACTCTATAGATGAAAAAACCAATAAAGTGTTTCAGGAATTTCTTAGGTTTGATCCAGCCTTAGAGAATAGATTCCGCTCGGCAAGCCaaccaaaaatacatgtacccaaGCACAGACTACATAGAAAACACTCAGATGTGAAATACTTTGAAGACAGGCGAAGAGACAGACTGGCCCCAGACAAACGAAGTTTAAGTCTTGGTAGTGATAGTAGTGCCAGCTCCATTCGGAGACTGTCTCCACAGGACAGTATTGAAGAGGAAGACTATGAAGATATCCGAAAGGAGGAAGAAGAAAGCGCGGCACGTGATCCATTGTTACACTGCGCAGTATCCGGTCATGTGGTTCAGACATTTCCTCTTCCTGAGGAAGAAATCGGCGTAGAAGATGCGTAA